The following nucleotide sequence is from Melioribacteraceae bacterium.
CGAATGATTTTCCATCATCTTTTTCAATTTTATCAGCCGGAACTGCCATTGGTGAATCTTGATCCTCGCGAGCTTTTGGATTAATCAACGCATCTAAACCGCGACCTAGCCCGGGTTTTAATTTAGTCATACGTTATCTCCTTCATCCTTCTTATTCCGCTCAAGCAGTTCACCGGCTAAGGAGATATAATTTTGTGCACCTGTAGAGATTGCGTCATACAATATCACTGGTTTTTGATGACTTGGGGATTCAGATATTCTTACATTTCTATGAATTATTGTGCTGAATACTTTTTCTCCAAAATATTTTTTTACTTCTTCAACTACTTGATGGGATAATCTTAATCTAGTATCAAACATTGTTAACAATACACCCTCAATTATAAGTGCTTCATTATAATGCTTTTTTACAATATTGATTGTGTTCAATAATTGACCGAGACCTTCTAAAGCAAAATATTCGCATTGGACTGGGATGATAAGTGAATCAGCTGCGGTTAATGCGTTTAAAGTTAATAGACCAAGTGAAGGAGGACAATCAATGAAAATATAATCATATTTATCACGTACAGAAATTAGAGATTCTTTTAAAAGTCTTTCACGTTTTTCCATACCAACTAATTCGACTTCGGCACCAACCAAATCTATGTTTGCAGGTAATACGTCAAGATTAGGCATATAAGAATTTGTTATACAATCTATCGCATCCTCAGTCCCAATAAGTGTATGATAAACAGATTTTTCAACATTGTCGACTCCAATTCCGGATGACGAATTACCTTGTGGGTCAATGTCAATTAATAGTGTTTTGTATTCAGCCGCAGCTATAGATGCTGATAGATTAATTGAGGTAGTAGTTTTACCTACTCCTCCTTTTTGATTCGCAATTGCTATAATTTTTGCCATGTATTTTCGATTAATTATAGAGTTATTTCTTGTCCAAAATTCATTACAATACAACCTTTCCCGATATTCTCTACTTTCTTTTTGAAATCATTAGGATCAGCTTCAATTACACCAAATGTATTGTAATGCATCGGAATTGCTTTTTTAGGATTTACAAATTCAACGGCTCTTACACCATCATCAATGCCCATTGTAAAATTATCACCAATGGGTAATAACATATAATCAATTGGATTTAATTCACCAATTAATTTCATGTCTAAGAATAATCCTGTGTCCCCAGTATGATAAATATTCATTCCGTTTATTGATAATACAACACCTGCGGGTTCGCCTGCATAATTTCCTTCCGGAGTTTGTGAACCGTGATGCGCGATAGTGAATTTTACTCTGCCGAAATCAAAATTATGGCCGCCGCCAATATGCATATTATGTGCATTAAATCCTTTTGATTTTACATATTCAGCAAGTTCATTGACGCAAATAAATAATGGATTACATCTTTCTGCAATTTTAAATGCATCACCTATGTGATCACCATGAGCGTGAGTTAATATAATATAATCGGCGGTAACGTCTTTCGATTGAACATTTGAATTTGGGTTATCATCAAGGAACGGATCAATTAATATTTTTTTACCATCATCGGTTGTAATCATGAAAGCTGAATGAGCAAAGTATTTTAATTTCATCTTGTACCTCGATTCTTATTTAACGTAATGTATGTCATCAATTAAGACTTTCCTTTCACAAATTGCTCAAATAATCCTTTCCAACCTTTATCTTTTGAGACTTTTAAACTCTCTGTAAGTTTAGTACGAAGAGCCTCTTTAGAAAGACCTCTAATTAATTTTCCTTCTTGTGCCATAGCAATTCCGCCGGTTTCTTCAGAAACTATTACACTAATAACATCCGCTTGCTCTGTAATGCCGAGTCCAGCTCTGTGCCTCATTCCTAATGCTATCCCATTCAATTCAGTACTTTGCGATAATGGAAGTGTACATCTTGCTGCTTCTATTATGTCATTTTTTATAATAACTGCGCCATCGTGTAAAGGTGATCTTGGGAAAAATATTGTTCTTAACAAATTTTTATTTGTTCGAGCATTGATAACTTCCCCTGTTTCAACTACCCCTCTAATACCGGCTGTTCTGACTAATACCATTAATGCTCCGTGTTGATATTGAGCCATTTCAAAAGCAGCATCAGTAATAATATCTGCTACATTTTTCTCGTCACTTTTTATAAACAACCGTACAATAGGATTTCTTCCCACTAGCACAAGTAATCTTCTAATCTCAGGTTGGAAAAGTATTATAAATGCAATTACCCAAATATCTGTTACTAATTGCAATAACCAACCAAGCGCTTTGAAATTAGCTGCTTGAGCTATAAATGAAAGTAATAGTACAACAACCAATCCAATAAATATTTGTGAAGCTATTGTTCCTCTAATAACCGTATAAAGTTTATAGATAATGAAGGATACGATAGCGATATCCAAAACATCTAATAAGGTTACGGATAAAAATCCTATTTTAAATATTTCCCACATGTAGATTGTATTCCGAAGAAGCTGTCTTTTTTAAAATTTGTAGTGAAGTTAAAGTTTGTTCTACTTCATGAGTTCTTATTAAATCTGCACCATTACTTAAAGCTAATGTTTCTGCAACTAATGTTGATTCTTTTCTTTCATCGATTTCAAGATTTAAACTTTTTCCTAAAAATGATTTTTTAGAAAGACCGACAAGTAATGGTTTATTTAATCCCCTAAACTCTTTGAGTCTGTTTAAAATCTCATAATTGTCTTCAATTCTTTTACCAAAACCTATTCCCGGATCAATAATAATTTTAGATATACCATTTTTCTCAGCAAATTTGATCCGTTCATTCAAATAATCGTAAATTTCTAAAATAACATCATCGTAGTAGGGATTTTTCTGCATATCAGTAGGCGTCCCTTTCATATGCATAATGACTGCGGTTGCTTTTTTTTCAGCAATTACATTTTTCATTTTTTTATCAAATGTCATTGCGCTAATATCATTAACAATTGAGGCCCCGGCAGAAATTGCTTCAGAAGCAACATTTGATTTTGTAGTATCGATTGAAATCAATGTATTTTGTTTATGTGACTTGATTCCCTCAATCACAGGAATTACGCGTTTTAATTCTTCCTTTTCATCAACCGGTTGAGCATTCGGGCGTGTTGATTCTCCACCGACATCAATTATGCATGCTCCTAATTCAATTAACTCCAAGGCATGTTCAATTGCTAATTTTGTGTCATAATATTTCCCTCCATCAGAAAATGAATCCGGGGTTACATTAACAATTCCCATTACTTGAGGATCCGTTAAGGAAATATTTTGAGATGCAATTTTTATAGATTGTTTATTCTTGTTTGAATAGTTATTAAGGACTGAGCCAATTTTATAGCCTAAATCTTCATTACCGGTTGCAGTAATATCTTTTGATAATTCTCTAAAAATAGCAAAGGAACCAAGAATGAGAAGATCCACCTTAGAATCATCTTCAATTTTATTTAAATAACAAATTTCCTTATTTCTGAATATAATGTGGCGAGTTTGTTCTGCAAGTTTTTCATCAATACTTCTTAATTCGAGTCCTAATAAATCTATTTCGTATAGATCTCTGTAGATATTGTATTTTTTAGAATATCTCTTAAATACATAAGGAATATTTATCTGGACAAGATGTATTACCAATTTATTCTCTCAAAATTCATATTGATTGACTCGAATTAAAAGCTTAAAATAAGCAAAAATATTAAGATTTTCTGTGGTAGGTAAAACTAATTTTATGAAATTAAATTTTTCAATTCAAGTGCTGCTGCTGTAGTATTATCTTTACCAAAGATTGCCGATCCGGCGACAAACACGTCAGTACCAGCATCTTTTAACAACTTAACTGATTTTGTATCGACTCCCCCATCAACTTCGATTAAAAAATTGAGATTTCTTTCCTCACGTAACATTTTCAAATCGCGAATTTTTCTCAACGAACTTTCGATAAATTTTTGTCCGCCAAATCCCGGATTAACCGACATAATTAAAACTAAATCCACATATTCTAAAATTTCATTTAAGTGATTCAAAGGAGTTGAAGGATTAATGGAAACTCCGGCTTTGGCACCTAGTTCTTTAATGTTTTGGACGGTTCTGTGTAAATGAATAACGGCTTCTTGATGTACTGTCAATATATTAGCTCCCGCAGAAACAAAATCTTCCAAGAAATTTTCTGGTTTCTCAATCATTAAATGAACATCGAGTGGTAAACGAGTTATTTTTTTAAGAGCCTGTATTACAATAGGTCCGAAGGTAATATTCGGGACAAACTTACCATCCATAATATCACAATGTATCAAATCGACACCAGCCATTTCAACCTTACGAATTTCTTTTTCTAGATTCGCAAAATTTGCCGATAATATAGATGGGGCCAATAATCTTTTCATTTATCTACTCTGAGTTATTACAACATCAACACTGTCACCGTAATTTACCAGTTTATCTTCGCTCGGGTACTGATCTATTATTGTGTTTGGGAGAAGATTTGGTGATGCCAAATAAGTTTTTTTTCCTATTCTTAAAGATAATTCTCTTAACATCCTTTCAGCTTCAGTTAGTGATTTAGCAATTAAATTCGGAACACGAACCATTCCGAGCTGAGGTCCGATGCTAATTTTTAATGTAATCGTTTTACCTTTTGCTACAAATTCACCCTCATTTATGTTTTGTTCAACCACAGTTCTTGCAGGGAATTCTGATCTAACATTTATAACTGTGTCAACTTCTAATCCTAAACGTTCGATTGTAATTTTTGCATCACGAATAGTTTTGCCTAATAATTGTGGCATTTTTATTAATGGTTCGCCGCCACTAATATATAAGTAAACTCGCCTACCGACTTTAACTTTTGAACCGGGTTCAGGAATATGAAAAATTACGTGATCTTTTGGAAATTGTTCATCGTATTTCGGGCCTTCTTCAATAGGTTGCAAGTTTAACTGTTTTAGTGCTTCTATTGCATTTACCTTGGGTTGACCAACAAAATCTGGGACAATAACTTCATCTGCAGATACATACCAAGGCATAAATACTTTATCAAAAAGAATTAAAAGTATAATTCCTGCTGCAATTAGAATTATTGGGTATTTTATTATTTTTTTGTTTAAAAAGTCCATTTATGAATTGCATTAATGATTACGAAATTTAAGAAATATTTTAATAAAAAAGCCCGTCGAGTGACGGGCTTATTAAAATTATTGTGTAGCGCGTTTAAGTTTGTTTAAGAAAATTCTTACAAATATTGCTGCTATAATCGAAGTAACAACAAGCAATGCAAAGAATTGCCAAACTTCCCAATTCTGATAGAATCTTCCGACAAATCCAGATAAATAATTACCAACAGCTGTTGCGCCGAACCACAGACCCATCATTAATCCTTTCATTCTTGGCGGTGCTGTTTTTGAAACGAATGATAAGCCCATAGGGCTTAAGTGAAGTTCTCCGATTGTAACAACAAAATATGTTGAGATTAACCAGAACGGAGAAACTGTAATTGCCGATGTACCTTCATTAAGAGAATATACACCTGGTAAACCTAAAGAAGCTACCATCATAATCATAAACGCCGCAGCAGTTAACAACATTCCTATACCAATTTTTGCAGGTGACGAAGGCTCAATTCCTCTTTTATTAAGAAATCTAAAAAATGCAACTACTAGCGGTGTCATCAAAACAATGAACATTGGATTGAAATAAGCAAACTGTTCAGGAGCAATGCTATTTTGATCGGATAAAGAATTTATTTTAATTATCACAATTATTAATCCAATTACAGCAAATATACCACCAATACCTCTGGTTCTAGAACTACTGCCTTTACTTATTGCCGTTGCTCCTCCAAGAAGTATGGCTAATAAACCATGTAATGCAAGAACATCAAACAGCAAGTAAGTGAATTTTCCAACTGTTGGTGTGATGTAATCTCTGGCAAATAATGTAAGCGCTGCGCCATTTTGATGGAATGCCATCCAGAAGAAAATTACAATAGTGAATACTGTCATTAATGCAAATATTCTTAACTTTTCCTGTTCTTTGGTAAGGACTATATCCTTATCATCATCTTTACGGTTCTTAGATTGATAATCGGCATCTTTATAATACTTTTTCCAAACTAAAAATATTATTAACGAAAGAAGCATACCAATTGCTGCAACAGCAAAACCAGCATTATATCCATGAGCAAGTGAAGTACCAAAGTTTTCAATAAAAAATTGTTTGATTGAAGAAGCAGCTATTGGGGCATAGAAAGCGCCGATATTGATTCCCATATAGAAAATATTATAACCAGCATCTTTCAGAGACCCATCTTTGTGAGCATAAAGATTTCCAACAAGTACCGAGATATTCGCTTTAAATAATCCATTACCAATAGCTACAACACCAAGTGCGGCATAAAGTTGAAATTCTGAAGTGGTAGGTATAGCCATCAATGCATAACCTATGCCCATGGTGATTGCACCGAGCGTAATTGTTTTTCCATACCCTAATAAATTATCAGCAATCCATCCGCCTAAGATTGGAGTGAAATAAACCGCTGCAAGAAATACTCCGTAAATATTTGTTACGGTAGCGGCATCCCACTTAAAATTTTCCTGTAGATAAAGGACAAAAATTGCAAGCATTGTGTAGAACCCAAATCGTTCCCACATTTCAGTAAAGAAGAGTACATAAAGCCCCTTCGGGTGTCCTTTGAACATTTTACCTCCTGAGATTTATATTATTAGTCAAATTGTGAACTAATTCGGAGAAAAATTGAATTGTAAATTGAAAGGTATAAGTAAAAATACTGCAATAAATACTCACTAATGTTCCAACTCTGTGTAAAAGTTTTCGAAATATATCAAACCAAAATCTCAATAACAAATACAATAGTTGGTACTTAATAATGTAATGAATTATCTTTGAAAATCAGTTATTGAGGATGATATGAATACAACCATCTGCATTTTCGAAGATGCTAAATTCAAAAATTTTTTACCTCTTACCTATTTCCGTCCGGTATATGACTTGCGATGTGGAGTTCTTACAATCGCAGAAAAAATTGAAAAATATTCTCAGACATCAAATATTATTTTGCACTCCAGAAAATACCTTGCAAATTATTTGAGAGAAGAAAAAAAAGCTTATAAAATAAATTCATTCGATGCTTCTCATATACTATTTATAAATGGACGACTGCTTCCCTCTGCGGATATCTTTGAAATTCTTATCTCGCAAGACGAGGATGAAGTATTTATCAATAACAATGATATTATCGCCGCAAGATTAAGTAATGAAAACATATCATTATTGATTGAAAACAATAAAGATTTTCTATCAGATTTTTCTAAATTGAAGTGCAGACAAACCGAGATAGATGCTTATCTTTTTGAATATCCTTGGCATCTAATTCAAAAAAATGGCGAAGAAATTATCAACGATATTGCATTACTTTCTATAAAGAAAAATGAAAATGATTTTTTGGGTGTTCACTTTATTAATGGCGAAAATATTTTAATTGGTGAGAATGTAACGATTAAACCAAATGTTGTGCTCGATGCTTCCGAAGGACCAATTTATATTGATGATGAAGTAACGATATTTCCGAACACTTACATTGTTGGTCCGAGTTACATCGGTAAAAGGTCAATAGTAAAAGCTAACTCACAAATTTATCATAATACTACAATAGGACCTGTCTGCAAAGTCGGTGGTGAAATAGAAAATAGTATAATTCACTCTTACTCAAACAAGCAGCACGAGGGATTTCTTGGTCATGCTTATTTAGGTTCGTGGATAAATATCGGAGCAAGTTCAAATAACTCTGATCTTAAAAATGATTACAGCAAAATTAAAGTCATGCTCAACGGTCATGAAGTTGATACTGGCACAAATTTTATGGGATTAATTATGGGTGATCATTCAAAATGTGCAATTAATACTGCATTTAATACCGGAACTGTAATTGGTGTTTCTTGCAATATTTATGGAAGTGGATTCCCTCCAAAATATATTCCCTCTTTTAGCTGGGGTGGTGCCGATGGATTTAGAGAATATCATTTAAGAAAAGCAATTGAAGTCGCCAAAATCGTAAAGTCAAGACGAAATATAACTATGAGTGTTAATGATTTGGAATTATTCAAATCCGTGTTTGATTTAACACAGAGCGAAAGAACGTAAATTCAATTATCAATATCATTCTAAGTTAAGAAGGTTACTCTTAGAATCACTTCAATATTTTAAATAACTTACTATAATGTATAAAAACTACTTCTATCTAAATCGTGCAGTAATTGAATTAAGCGAAAAATTAATCGGATCAAATATTTATGAAGTCTTCACTCAAGAAAAGGAAACTCTTTACTTTCATATTCCAACCGAAGAAAATGAATATCGCCATTTAGTTGTTTCAATTAATCAATCCGAACCTTATTTAATTATAAAAGATGAACATAGAAAAGCACGAAAGAATGTTGCTAATTTTTTTACTGAATTCTTACCGACTAAAATCAAGAATATTCAAATTGCAGAAAGCGATAGAATAATAAAGATTGTCTGCGATAATATTTACCTACTAATTCCAATAAGAGGAACAATTTCAAATGTGATTGCCATGCCGGTAATTGGAGAACCAGAATTTTTTAGAAAGGTTAAGCGCATCAATGAAAATGAACTTTTAGATGATCTAAATTCACAAAGCTATAATACTTCCTTTAATCTCCCTGAGATCAAAAGTGAGATACAAAGTTTAGATGAACTTAAGAAAACATTTTCCTATTTAACTAAAGATATTCTTAATGAATTGAAAGCTCGAACTTCGTCTAATGATTTCATTCAGCAAAAAGAAATTCTGATGAGAATTCTCTCGCAAATAAATAATGATCCTATTCAAATATTTTATTCTAATGATCTAAACAGATATGTGTTTGTACCGTCCGGATTTATTTCTCTTTCAAGAGATTCTGAAGTTTTTGAATATGATAATTATCAAGATGCATTGCTGAAATTACTATCAGTAGGTAACAAGCTTTCTCGAGAACAAAGATTAAAAAAAGAAATATCTAAATATCTTGAAAAAGAATTGTCGATCTATTCGAATAAACTTAATAGTCTGAAACGAAGAGTTGATGAAGGTTCTAAAGAGGATTTGTACAGAATGTATGCTGATTTGTTGATTTCGAATTTGGGTAATATTAAAAAAGGAATGACGGAAATATCGCTTAAAGATTTTTCAAGTGAAGAGATATATAAAATTCCACTAAATGATAAACTCTCCCCCAAACAAAATGTTGATTATTATTATGACAAGGCACGCGGCGAGAATATAAATTATACCAAGTCCATTGAATTATTTAACTCGGCTGAATCCACTTACAATAATTTGCTTGAGTTAAAAAATGAATTTGAAAATTGTGATGACCTTTCTAAATTAATTTCGTTAAAAGAAAAACTTGGCTTAAAGGATGTGAAAGTGACTGAGAAAAATGAACCACAAATGAAATTCCGACATTTCATTATCGAAAATAAATATCATGTATTTGTCGGGCGCGACAGTAAAAGCAATGATTATCTTTCAACAAAATTTGCAAAACAAAATGATTATTGGTTTCATGCACGTGGTTATGCTGGCTCACACGTGCTTCTTAGAGTTGACAATCCCAAGGAAGGTGTACCAAAAAATATTATAAAAAATGCTGCATCCATTGCAGCATATTTCAGCAAAGCTAAAACTGCCGGAACCGCACCGGTCGCATATACATTTGCTAAATTTGTTACAAAACGCAAAGGTATGGAGCCGGGCAAAGTCATGATGCAAAAAGAGAATGTGCTGCTGGTTAAACCGGAAATCCCTAATAATTCAATCCAAGTTGAAGATTGACAGAGTAATCCCCAAGTTTTTTTTACTGCATTTCGGATTTCAGTATTGTTTAGAAATTAGGATTTAGAATTTAGAAATTGCTTCTAACCTCTTCCCTTCCAACCACTCATACTTTTATGAATACCGAGCATCACAATAACTTTTTGAAAAAGTTTGTCAGGTAAAATTCCTCTGAACAAAACAGCAAGCCGGACAGTTCGCGGTCGCTTTATACATAACTTTTCTATTTTAAGTGCGTCATTAACAATTGCATTGGCAATTACATCATGTGATTTTACTAGCGGTACAATTAAATTGCCGAGAAAATTAAGTTTTGCACCTTCAAACATACCTTCGGCTAAATAACTCGGGTGAATTGAACTAAACTTTACACCCTTTTTATTTTTAGTAAGAGCTTCAAATCTCATGGATTCGGTGAAACCCCAAACCGCCCATTTTGTAGCAGTATATACAGCCATTTCTGAAACACCTAGCATACTGGATGCTGAAGAAATGTTTACAAAAAATCCTTCATTTCTTTCATACATATCATCAATAAATGCTTTTGTAGTGTAAATCAATGAAGTCAAATTTACATCAATTGTCTGTTCCCATGCGTCATCACTTACTTCATTTAAGTAACCGCCTTTTACAAATCCCGCATTGTTTATCACAATATCTACTTTACCCATTTCACTTTTAGCTGCAACAGCCATTGAATATACTTCGTTTTTATTAGTAACGTCACATTTGTGAAAGAAAAGTCGATCTGAATACTTTAGCAATTCTCTCCTGGCATTTTCTATTGCGCCCTCATTTATATCCCATACGTTTACTTTACAACCTTCTTCTAAAAGTCTTTTAGTCGTCGCAAGACCAATTCCCATAGCCCCGCCTGTTACAACCACATTTTTGTTTTCTAATTTCATTTTAACACTCAATAATTTTTTATACTTTTCAATTTAACAAAATTAACAATAGAAGATTACTCATGCTAAACAATATTAGATGGAAGTCTCTGTTATACATTGTATTAGTTTCTCTCTTTCTGGGTTTTACTTATAATTATCTTTCTCCAAATGGTATTCCTTTAGTAAAAGAAGTTATAGAATTTGGAGTTTATGATGAAAATGAGATAACTATAAATAATACAGGCGGTCTCGATTTTACAAACATCAAACTGATAGATTTGGAGAACGCATTTAAGCTATATAACAAAGGTATAAAATTTGTCGATGTTCGTGATCAGTGGGATTATTCCGATGGTCATGTATTAGGTTCAATTAATCTACCGGAAGTTGAATTCTCTCCACAACATAATTCGCTTTCTTTGTTATCGAAAGATGAATCATTAATTCTTTATTGCTCCAGCGATGACTGCGGATTAAGCAAAAAAGTAGCCGTTGAACTTTTAAAACTCGGATATAAATCATTGTTTGTGTTTGAAGAAGGTTGGGAGACTTGGCGTGACGCCGGTTACCCCGTTGAATTTGGAGGTGAATTTTAATGAAACATTTAACAAATAAATACATTCTGTGGACTGCTAAATTTTTTATAGGGTACATCTTCATTCTTGCGGGAATTGAAAAAATTGCCGATCCATCCGGATTCTCCGAATCTATTGAAAACTATCAATTATTACCTAACATATTTATAAACTTTTTTGCGATCGCTTTACCATGGATAGAGGTCGTGTGCGGGATCTTACTTATATTTAATAAACATGTAAAAGAGAATTCTTTTATCTTTATCTCCTTGATGTCAGCCTTTACTATCATGATCTTCATCGCAGTTCTCAGAGGTTTGGATATAGATTGCGGATGCTTTGGAACTAATAATTCTCAAAATGTGGGAATAGTAAAAATTATTGAAAATCTGGGACTGATAATTTTAGGATTGTATGTTTTTGTTTATCATGAAAAAATTAATAAATCAATACCTCTTGAAAAAGTGTAATGAAAATTGATAATTCCTCTATAAAAAAAATACTCCTTATTAAATTCAGAGGAATCGGGGATGTAATTCTTTCTACTGTCGTTTTAGAAAATCTTAAGAGAAACTTTCCAAATGCTTCGATTGATTATTTAACTGAAAAACCGAGTGATCAACTTTTAAACTTACTTGATGAGATAAGCAATGTTCATCTTTTTACTGACAAGAGTTTATCCGGAAGATTTAAGCTCATCCGTAAAATTCGAAAAGAAAAGTATGATTTGATTTTTGATTTTTATGCGAATCCATTCACTGCACAAATAACATTTTTAAGCGGAGCAAAATATCGAGCCGGTTTTCCCTATCGTGGAAGAAAATATGCATACAATTTATTTGGACCCGAAGAACGCGGGAAATTTCACGCTGCTGATTTACATTTAGAATTTCTGAAGAAAATTGGTTTATCTGTTACCCCAAGCAATCTAAAATCAGATCTTGACGATGAATCAATTTCATTTGCTCGACAGTTTTTTGAAAATACATTTTCACAAAAAGATTTTGTAATTGGAATCTCCCCAAGCGGAGGATGGAATTCAAAAAAATGTGATCCAATTAAATTTGCCGAAATTGCAGATGCTTCTGCACAAAAATATAGCGCTAAGATTCTAATTGTCTGGGGACCGAGTGATGAAAACGACACTGAAGAAATTATTCGATTTATGAAATCAAATGCAATAAAAGCCCCGGTTACTAATATCAAACAAATGGCTTCTTTAATCTCTCAATGTAAAATATTGATTGCTAATGACAGCGGTCCGATGCACATTTCTACTGCAATTGGAACGCCCACATTAAGTTTGCACGGTCCCACTGATCCAAATCTTCAAGGTCCTTATGGCAGTAAACATGAATGGATAAATAAAAGTGATTTACATTGTATTATTTGCAACAAACTTGAGTGTCCTTACAACCATGAATGTTTTTTAGAATTAGATGTTGACGATGTTTTATCAAAAGTTGATAAGCTGATTGAAAAAAACAATATTGCTTTATGAAAGAAATCGAAATATACCTGCGCAAGTTATTATTATCGCTTTATTTATTCTTTAGGAAAAACGAAAAGAAAAATACAGAGC
It contains:
- a CDS encoding NFACT RNA binding domain-containing protein translates to MYKNYFYLNRAVIELSEKLIGSNIYEVFTQEKETLYFHIPTEENEYRHLVVSINQSEPYLIIKDEHRKARKNVANFFTEFLPTKIKNIQIAESDRIIKIVCDNIYLLIPIRGTISNVIAMPVIGEPEFFRKVKRINENELLDDLNSQSYNTSFNLPEIKSEIQSLDELKKTFSYLTKDILNELKARTSSNDFIQQKEILMRILSQINNDPIQIFYSNDLNRYVFVPSGFISLSRDSEVFEYDNYQDALLKLLSVGNKLSREQRLKKEISKYLEKELSIYSNKLNSLKRRVDEGSKEDLYRMYADLLISNLGNIKKGMTEISLKDFSSEEIYKIPLNDKLSPKQNVDYYYDKARGENINYTKSIELFNSAESTYNNLLELKNEFENCDDLSKLISLKEKLGLKDVKVTEKNEPQMKFRHFIIENKYHVFVGRDSKSNDYLSTKFAKQNDYWFHARGYAGSHVLLRVDNPKEGVPKNIIKNAASIAAYFSKAKTAGTAPVAYTFAKFVTKRKGMEPGKVMMQKENVLLVKPEIPNNSIQVED
- a CDS encoding SDR family NAD(P)-dependent oxidoreductase, whose protein sequence is MKLENKNVVVTGGAMGIGLATTKRLLEEGCKVNVWDINEGAIENARRELLKYSDRLFFHKCDVTNKNEVYSMAVAAKSEMGKVDIVINNAGFVKGGYLNEVSDDAWEQTIDVNLTSLIYTTKAFIDDMYERNEGFFVNISSASSMLGVSEMAVYTATKWAVWGFTESMRFEALTKNKKGVKFSSIHPSYLAEGMFEGAKLNFLGNLIVPLVKSHDVIANAIVNDALKIEKLCIKRPRTVRLAVLFRGILPDKLFQKVIVMLGIHKSMSGWKGRG
- a CDS encoding rhodanese-like domain-containing protein — translated: MLNNIRWKSLLYIVLVSLFLGFTYNYLSPNGIPLVKEVIEFGVYDENEITINNTGGLDFTNIKLIDLENAFKLYNKGIKFVDVRDQWDYSDGHVLGSINLPEVEFSPQHNSLSLLSKDESLILYCSSDDCGLSKKVAVELLKLGYKSLFVFEEGWETWRDAGYPVEFGGEF
- a CDS encoding MauE/DoxX family redox-associated membrane protein, which translates into the protein MKHLTNKYILWTAKFFIGYIFILAGIEKIADPSGFSESIENYQLLPNIFINFFAIALPWIEVVCGILLIFNKHVKENSFIFISLMSAFTIMIFIAVLRGLDIDCGCFGTNNSQNVGIVKIIENLGLIILGLYVFVYHEKINKSIPLEKV
- a CDS encoding glycosyltransferase family 9 protein; protein product: MKIDNSSIKKILLIKFRGIGDVILSTVVLENLKRNFPNASIDYLTEKPSDQLLNLLDEISNVHLFTDKSLSGRFKLIRKIRKEKYDLIFDFYANPFTAQITFLSGAKYRAGFPYRGRKYAYNLFGPEERGKFHAADLHLEFLKKIGLSVTPSNLKSDLDDESISFARQFFENTFSQKDFVIGISPSGGWNSKKCDPIKFAEIADASAQKYSAKILIVWGPSDENDTEEIIRFMKSNAIKAPVTNIKQMASLISQCKILIANDSGPMHISTAIGTPTLSLHGPTDPNLQGPYGSKHEWINKSDLHCIICNKLECPYNHECFLELDVDDVLSKVDKLIEKNNIAL